Below is a window of Shewanella khirikhana DNA.
CCGACTGGCAGCAATGACAAGAGGCCGGATGATGAGGCTAAGACTGAAGCATAAATCAAAGCATGAATTGACGCGCCGATTGACGTGCGTGTTGGGGTACGGTTTGAAGCAAAAAGCAGATGCTCAATGACCATGGATTGCTGGCTTGGCATTTAACTCTTTCAGGATGGGGGAATTAGGGTAATCGTGATAAGCGGCCAACCGTGGCAACAATAATGACGAGTTCGCGCGGCCGGAAAACAAGGCGAGCAGAGACCAAAATGGCGCTCGCCAGGTATGGCTAATGACATTGAACAGGGGATAAGAAGCGGGCTATAGAAAACTATTTCTCATCAAATTAGAGAATATTCAGCCTGCAACATCAGATTCAGACGCTTGGGTTCCGCATGCTTTCCCAGCTATCACGCCAGACCTGAGTCATGGCTTCACCGAAAAGATAAAAGTGGATTTGCAGCGCCGCAAACTCAGGTGCGGAACACACCTCCAGCGCGATCTTTGCCGCCTCATCGTGAGGATAGCCATAGACTCCGCAGGAAATGGCGGGCAGTGCCACGCTTTCGCAGCCATGTTGCAGCGCAAGACGCAATGAATTGCGATAGGCCGCTGCCAAATAAACGGCGGGATCCGCATAGGAGCGATAGACAGGCCCAACCGTGTGGATCACATAGCGCGCACTGAGGTTTCCCGCCGCGGTAATCCTTGCTTCCCCCACCGGGCAGCGAGTGCCATTGGTTGCAGGCACGGCCATACAGGCCTTCAGCAGTTCGGGACCGGCTGCCCGATGAATGGCTCCATCGACTCCACCGCCGCCAAGCATACGGCAGTTGGCCGCATTGACTATAGCATCGACCCTGGCACGGGTAATATCACCTTCGATAATCTGGATCACGGCTCGCTTCTCCCTAAGCTGGTTATTCCGGCATCTTTACGCCGTATTTTTTGAAGTACCACACCACGGCAGGCAGCTCGAGCACGAAGTAACTCAGCAGCGTGAACCAAAACCAGTTCACATCGGCAACCAACAAATTAAATTCGGCGCCCGAGCCCCAATACTTACTGCCCACAATCAGCAGCGCCAGCGCTGATGCGCCCATATCGCAGATGGAGATACGCTGAAAGCTGTTGCCGGCAATCTTGGGGTACACAGAACCGTAGGCGACGGCAATGATGGCAAGGTTCAGCAGTATGACTGCCAGTTCGGGGGTGATACCGCTCATAACTCTCCGATGGGGCGTTGGTAAAAAAGCTCGAATTCGCCTTTATGATACCCCCCAAGCCCCTAGCGACCAAGGCGCCAGCGCCTGCATTGTGAAATCCAGGTTGTTTAGCCCGCCTTCACCGAACGCCCGACCGGTTAGCCACAAAATTGAGGAGACCCCGCGGGTCTCCTGGCTCTCGCTATTCCATTCAACGGGCATTGCAATGCAATCTGTGTCGATTAACGGGGCTCACTCCCACAGGCTGGTCAGCACAGCAGCTCGTCCAAGTTATCCACCCGAGTTTTCCGCCCAGGTTACTCGCACAGGTCAGTCGCCGGAGTTATTGATAAGGTCGCAGATATCTTTGGCCTGCAGCAATTCGTCACGGCTGAAGTCGTCGTGGTATAGCACCAGATATTCCGCCCAGGCAATCAGCGCGCCCTGCAAGGGAATACTCTCAAGCCCCCAGCCCGCCTGATAATTCAACTCGGTTGCCATCAGTTGCTTTTTCAGTAGGTCCACTTCGTTGCTGGAGGTTTTACCCAGCACATCAGAACCATAGCTGTAGGCGCCGGGTACACTGCCGGGCAAGTCGGCGAACACGTCCAAATACATACTCTTTACCGAGGAAGTGCCGCTGTACAGATAGTCGCGTACCACGGCAGCGCTGACCTGCACGCCCTTGGTTTTGCCCTTGAGCGCCGAAGTGAGCTGATGCTTCCAAAAGCCGATGGTTTTACCGCTGCCGGTAAAGCTTTGGCCGTTGCCATCGGGGTCACTGCCATCGAACTCATCCATTAACGCCGCCACATTGACCCGATAGCCAAAGTCCTGCCCTTCGGTATCGCTTGCAAGTCCGACATCAAGAAGCGCCGGCGTGCTCTGTTCGAAATAGCGGCTCAGCAGCTCATTGAAATCATCCATCACAGCGGGCGTCTGCGGCGCCACTGTCAGCTGATACTGCCCCGGAGTCAGGTCGGTAAAGCTGTAGTGACCCTGATCATCGGTCCGGCTGGTTTCACCATTGCTGAGGGAAACCAGCACGTTGGCGAACACCGGCTCGTCGGCCTCCATCATGCCGTTACCGTTGATGTCCATAAATGCGGTGCCGCTCAGCTTATATTTGAGAGTACCAACAACCGCGTCACCCGGCCCCGTGGTGCCCCCAACCGCATAATAGGTGCCACCCTTGACGGAATACTGGGTCGCCAGCTCGCCCAACTGGCCGCTGAAGGTGAGCCGATAAGTCTGCACAGAGCCGGCGTTCTGACCATCGTCGCACTTCCAACCCGATACCCCTGTGGTGGGGTCGAGGCCAAACTTCACCAGACTACAACCTTCACTGCCAATCGGGCTGTCATCCAGTGCCAGCACCCAATGGCTCAAGTCTTTTTCCGATAAATCCGCGGTTAACTCGTAGGTAAAGGTGGTGGTATCTGTGGCTGAGTCGTAGCTGCTGCCCACAAACTCCACCTGCCAGCCCACGTCGCCAATCGCCTTTTCGGTAAAGCTGGGCGCGGCCTGTACCACAGCGGCAACGCCCAGCGCCATTGACACGGACGCGGCCACGGCCGCCACTCGTAACATCATTGCATTTGATTGAAAGCGGGACATGGTCGCTCCCTCCTGTCGGTTGGTTAGGTGAAGGGGCTAATCAAGTATCAGACCAAGTACGCGCACGCGACTAATTGATTGTTAGATAAAGGCTTTTATTGCAAAGCCATTTTGCATCAGCAGGCGCAGACGCAAATCTCCTCCCAGGATGCGAGTGCTGCAGCCTGAATTTGCAATTTGCAACGCCCGCCCACAGGTATCCGCGGCAATAAACCCAAGACACTTGACCCAAAAAAGCCGATAATTGCGCTAATTTTTCGGCGGTTTTACCGCGGGGCAACTGCATTTGCCCGCAACATCTGGAATTATCCCATGGAAATCAAAGTTAATTTTCTCGATAACCTGAGAATCGAAGCCAAGTTCGACGACTTCACCGTGGTTGCCGACCAACCGATTCGCTACAAGGGCGATGGCTCGGCCCCCAGTCCGTTCGACTACTTCCTGGCTTCTTCCGCCCTGTGCGCCGCCTATTTTGTGAAGGTGTACTGCGTGTCGCGGGATATTCCCACCGAAGGTATCCGCCTGTCGCAAAACAACATTGTTGACCCGGAAAACCGCTATAACCAGCAGTTCAAAATTCAGGTGGAATTGCCAGAGAGCATCAGCGATAAAGACCGCGAAGGCATTCTGCGCTCCATCGACCGCTGCACCGTGAAAAAAGTAGTCCAGACCGGCCCCGAGTTCGTTATCGAAACCGTGGAAAACCTCGACGAAGATGCCCAGGCCATGCTGATGGTGAAGCCGGATGGCGACCACAGCACCTTTATTGTGGGTAAAGATCTGCCGCTGGAGCAGACCATCGCCAATATGACCGCCAAGCTGGCGGAGCTGGGAATGAAGATTGAAATCTCCAGCTGGCGCAACCTGGTGCCCAACGTCTGGTCGCTGCATATCCGCGACGCCGCCTCGCCCATGTGTTTCACCAACGGCAAAGGCGCCACCAAAGAAAGCGCCCTGTGCTCGGCGCTGGGTGAGTTTATCGAGCGTCTTAGCTGCAACTTCTTCTATAACGATCAGTACTTTGGTGAAGAAATTGCCAATGCCGAGTTCGTGCATTACCCCAACGAAAAGTGGTTCCCGCTGGAGGAAGACGATTCACTGCCTTCAGGCCTGTTGGACGAGTATTGCCTCGATATCTACGACAACGATGGCGAACTGTGTGGCTCGCATCTGGTGGATACCAACTCGGGCAACTATGAGCGCGGCATCTGCGCCATCCCTTACACCCGCCACAGCGATGGCGAGACCGTGTACTTCCCGTCCAACCTGATTGAAAACCTGTTCCTCAGCAACGGCATGAGCGCTGGCAACAACCTGGCCGAAGCCAAGGTGCAGTGCCTGTCGGAAATCTTCGAGCGCGCGGTTAAACGCCAAATCATCGAAGAAGAAATCGCCCTGCCGGACGTGCCCCAAGAAGTGCTGGCCAAGTACCCCAGCATAGTGGCGGGTATCGAAGCGCTGGAGGCCCAGGGTTTCCCTGTGGTAGTGAAAGACGCCTCCCTCGGCGGCCAGTTCCCGGTGATGTGCGTAACCCTGATGAACCCACGCACCGGCGGCGTATTTGCCTCTTTCGGCGCCCACCCAAGCCTGGAAGTGGCACTGGAGCGCAGCCTCACCGAGCTGCTGCAGGGCCGCAGCTTCGAGGGTCTGAACGATGTGCAAAAGCCGACCTTCAACAGCATGGCGGTGCAGGAGCCGGAGAACTTCGTTGAGCACTTTATCGACTCCACCGGAGTGATCTCCTGGCGCTTCTTCAGCGCCAAACACGACTACGAGTTCGTGGAATGGGATTTCTCCGGCAGCAATGAAGAAGAATCCGCCGCCCTGTTCGGCATCCTCGAAGATCTGGGGCTGGAAGCCTATGTGGCCGAATTTACCGCCCTTGGCAGCGCCTGCCGCATTCTGGTGCCCGGCTACTCCGAGGTATATCCGGTGACCGACCTGATTTGGGACAACACCAATAAGGCATTGGATTTCCGTGAAGATATCCTCAACCTGCACCGCCTCAGCGACGCCGAGCTTGCCGATTTGGTTGAGCGCCTCGAAGAGAGCGAGCTGGATAACTACACCGACATCATCACCCTTATCGGTATCGAATTTGATGAAAATACCGTTTGGGGCCAGCTGACCATCCTCGAGCTTAAGCTGCTGTGCTACCTGGCACTGGGCGAGTTGGAAGCGGCTCAGGAGCTGACAGAAACCTTCCTGCAGTACAACGACAACACGGTTGCCCGCGGCCTCTTCTATCAGGCCATGTCGGCAGTGCTGGAAATCAGCCTCGACGACGAACTGGCGCTGGACGACTACCGCCATAACCTCAGCCGCATGTTCGGCGAAGAGACCATGGCGGCCGTTATCGGTTCAGTGGAGGGTCGGGTTCGCTTCCATGGCCTCACCCCAACCAGCACAAAACTGGAAGGACTGGATCGCCATCAGCGTTTGATTGAAAGCTACAAGAAACTGCACGCCGCCCGAGCTAAGCTGGCCGGATTATAATTCGCAATTCTGCGTTACTGACGCTTAACCGGACATCAAAAAGCCAACCCAAGGGTTGGCTTTTTTGTAGGCGCGAAAACTGACCTCAGGCGGTGAGGTAGCTGCCGAGCAACTCGCGGATATCGGCAGGAATCGCGACGCTTTTTTCGGTCTGGTAGTCGTAATGCACCAGGGTGGTTTTGGCTTCGGCGGTCATCTTGCCGGCCTGAAAGCTTTGCTGCAGCACTTCAAAACTGGAATTGCCAATACGGGAGATGCGGGTAACTACCTCAACCGGCTTGCCGTAATAGGTGGGCGCGGTAAAAGCGATGGTAAACCCGGCCACAATCAGGTTCCAGTTGTTCAGATCCAACTCGGGGTTGAAAATGGCAAAAATCGGCTCGCGGGCGGCTTCAAACCACACCGGAATAACGGTGTTATTGATATGGCCGAGGCCATCGGTTTCATTGAATCTGGGCTGAATACTGAGGTCAAACTGGGCCATGCTGCTTCCTTTCGCTCGTCCGGATGACAAGCCTTGTTGTTGTGATTTTGCAGAGCAAAAGAGTACACCAAGGGCCCAGCAAAACAAAAGACCGCACAGTGGCGGTCTTGGCAAGGCTGACGTCAGACTGGGGTTCAGGCTTTAGGACAGCTGAAAGGACCAATGTAGTCCCATGGCTGGTAGTTGCGCTGACCATCGTTGGGCGCCTTGGCGGCGTTGGCCTCACGGGCCTGGTATTCAATACCCATCAACACCACCCGGTCACCACTGCTGTACTGGTGTGACGCCTCCCAGCGCACAGGCAAGGTGTTGGCTTCACGATACAACTGCCATTCCCATTTGGCCTTTTCTGGGTTTGAGCCACCCCACACATTGGCATAAGTTGGGGTATAGAGCTTGCCGTTGAAGCGCACAATCTCATGTTTTTTATACTGGCCATTGCGCTGCTTCCACTCGGGGTACTGGTCACTGTTGGCTGCTTTGTCCAGGCAACTCAGACGATCGCTTGCCTGTGATACAAAATACACCCAACCGTCGCTGCCACAGGCCCAAAGACGACCTGAGTCAGGGTCGAAAGCGGTACGGCCGATATCGGCGCTGGAGGCACAGCTGCGGCCATCTGGCTCGCCATAGTGCAAATCAAATTGGTTGGTGATATCGGAGGCGTAAGCGTTGGTGGCAAACACCGCTGCCAATGCGGCAAGTTTGGCTGATTTCATGATGACTTCCTGATTGAATGATGCGACTTCCTATCCCCCATCGCGGCGCGCACTATGCCAGAAAACCATCAAACGTCAAAATTTTGACTGGCAACTTTACATTTGTAGCGGGTTTGTTGAATAAAAAAGGCCGCCATAGGGCGACCTTTTCAAACACAGTGATGATTATCCGCCGTACATGGCAGAGATTTCCCGTTGATATCTGTGATAAATCACCTTGCGCCTGAGTTTGAGCGTTGGAGTGATAAGCCCGGATTCCATGGTGAAGGCGTCCGGCAACAGGGTGAACTTCTTGATTTGTTCAAACCCGGCCAGCCCTTCCTGCATCAGCTTAAGCCGTGCTTCAAAGTGCTCCAGCACATGACTGTGACGAATAAGCTCCAGTGGCGATTCGTACTTCAGCCCTTTCTCCCCGGCCCAGGCTTCCAGCGCCTCAAACGCGGGCACAATCAGCGCGGTCACATAGTTACGGGCATCGGCGACAATGGCCACCTGCTCGATAAAGGGGCAACGGCCCACCATGCCTTCCACCCGCTGCGGCGCCACATACTTGCCGTTGGAGGTTTTCATCAGTTCCTTGATGCGGTCGGTAATGTAGAGATTCCCTTCGGCATCGAGGCGGCCGGCATCACCG
It encodes the following:
- a CDS encoding SdrD B-like domain-containing protein, which encodes MSRFQSNAMMLRVAAVAASVSMALGVAAVVQAAPSFTEKAIGDVGWQVEFVGSSYDSATDTTTFTYELTADLSEKDLSHWVLALDDSPIGSEGCSLVKFGLDPTTGVSGWKCDDGQNAGSVQTYRLTFSGQLGELATQYSVKGGTYYAVGGTTGPGDAVVGTLKYKLSGTAFMDINGNGMMEADEPVFANVLVSLSNGETSRTDDQGHYSFTDLTPGQYQLTVAPQTPAVMDDFNELLSRYFEQSTPALLDVGLASDTEGQDFGYRVNVAALMDEFDGSDPDGNGQSFTGSGKTIGFWKHQLTSALKGKTKGVQVSAAVVRDYLYSGTSSVKSMYLDVFADLPGSVPGAYSYGSDVLGKTSSNEVDLLKKQLMATELNYQAGWGLESIPLQGALIAWAEYLVLYHDDFSRDELLQAKDICDLINNSGD
- a CDS encoding acyl-CoA thioesterase; the encoded protein is MAQFDLSIQPRFNETDGLGHINNTVIPVWFEAAREPIFAIFNPELDLNNWNLIVAGFTIAFTAPTYYGKPVEVVTRISRIGNSSFEVLQQSFQAGKMTAEAKTTLVHYDYQTEKSVAIPADIRELLGSYLTA
- a CDS encoding OsmC domain/YcaO domain-containing protein codes for the protein MEIKVNFLDNLRIEAKFDDFTVVADQPIRYKGDGSAPSPFDYFLASSALCAAYFVKVYCVSRDIPTEGIRLSQNNIVDPENRYNQQFKIQVELPESISDKDREGILRSIDRCTVKKVVQTGPEFVIETVENLDEDAQAMLMVKPDGDHSTFIVGKDLPLEQTIANMTAKLAELGMKIEISSWRNLVPNVWSLHIRDAASPMCFTNGKGATKESALCSALGEFIERLSCNFFYNDQYFGEEIANAEFVHYPNEKWFPLEEDDSLPSGLLDEYCLDIYDNDGELCGSHLVDTNSGNYERGICAIPYTRHSDGETVYFPSNLIENLFLSNGMSAGNNLAEAKVQCLSEIFERAVKRQIIEEEIALPDVPQEVLAKYPSIVAGIEALEAQGFPVVVKDASLGGQFPVMCVTLMNPRTGGVFASFGAHPSLEVALERSLTELLQGRSFEGLNDVQKPTFNSMAVQEPENFVEHFIDSTGVISWRFFSAKHDYEFVEWDFSGSNEEESAALFGILEDLGLEAYVAEFTALGSACRILVPGYSEVYPVTDLIWDNTNKALDFREDILNLHRLSDAELADLVERLEESELDNYTDIITLIGIEFDENTVWGQLTILELKLLCYLALGELEAAQELTETFLQYNDNTVARGLFYQAMSAVLEISLDDELALDDYRHNLSRMFGEETMAAVIGSVEGRVRFHGLTPTSTKLEGLDRHQRLIESYKKLHAARAKLAGL
- a CDS encoding O-acetyl-ADP-ribose deacetylase, which encodes MIQIIEGDITRARVDAIVNAANCRMLGGGGVDGAIHRAAGPELLKACMAVPATNGTRCPVGEARITAAGNLSARYVIHTVGPVYRSYADPAVYLAAAYRNSLRLALQHGCESVALPAISCGVYGYPHDEAAKIALEVCSAPEFAALQIHFYLFGEAMTQVWRDSWESMRNPSV